CCATGCAGATAGTCGTCGCCAGCCCCGCCGGCGAGGCTTTCCGCCGCCGGATGGCCGATCAGGCTGTCACCGGCCTCGGTGCCCTCGATGGCCACAGGTGCGAAGAGCACATTGTCGCTGTCGAGCCGGTTGACGAGGTTGCCGTCCAGGACGATCTCGAAGCGCCGTCCTTCGGCATCTACTTCAAAGCTTTTCAGATAGGTCCGCGTGCCGGCGTCGTTCACCTGCACGGCCAAGGTGCCATCGTGGCCATCGCCAAAGCCGGTGAAGCCCAGCGCCGAGAGGTCGATGCGGTCCTGGCCGGGATCGAAGTCGAGGATCCGGTCGCTGAAACCCTCGCTGTCGGTGCGGTAGCTGTCGTTGCGGGCCGAGAAGCGGAACACGTCGGCGCCCGTACCTCCGCTCAAGGTGTCGCGCCCGGCGCCGCCGTCGAGCAGGTCGTCGCCGCCAGCGCCATGCAGGCGGTCGTCGCCGTCCTTGCCGGCGAGGATCTCCGCCACCGGGCTGCCCTGCAGGTTGTCGCTGTCTTCGGTGCCCTCAAGAGCGACAGGCTCGAAGATCAGATTGCCGCTGTCGAGCAGGCCGGCGAAGTTGCCCTGCAGGGCGATCTCGAAACGCCGCCCCTCGGCATCCGCTTCGAAGCTCTTGAGATAGATAAGAGTGCCGGCACTGTTCTCCTGCACGGCCAGGGTGCCGTCGTGGCCGTCGCCCAGCCCGGTGAAGCCCAGCGCCGAAAGATCGATCCGATCCTGGCTGGGATCGAAGTCGATGATCCGGTCGCTGAGGTTTTCACTGTCGGTGCGGTAGCTGTCGTCGCGGGCCGAGACGCGGAACAGGTCGGCGCCCGTGCCGCCGTTCAGGCTGTCGCGCCCGGCGCCGCCATCGAGGACGTCGTTGCCGCTCTTGCCAAGGAGCCGCTCGTAGGCGTCGCTGCCGATCAGTACGTCGTTGTTGTCGTGGTTGCCCTCGAGCGTTAAGAGCAAATCCTCGGGCAGTGCCCCAAAAGTCTTATCGAGGGTGCCGTCGGCGTTCAGCCGGATCACGCTGAAATCGTACCTGCTCGAGTCGTAACCATTGCCGCTGGGGTTATAGCTATATCCCGACACCAGGATCTTGCCGTCGGACTGCACGGTCAGGCTGTGCCCTTCATCGTTGCCCCACGCGATATCGAAGATGGCCTTGCCGTCGCCGCTGAAGCCGGTGTCGAGCGAGCCGTCGACGTTCAGCCGGATCACGCTGAAGTCATAAGTAGCGTTGTCGGGGTTATAGCTCTGTCCAGCCAGCAGGATCTTGCCGTCCGGTTGCAGGGCCAGGCTATTGATTTGGGCGTAGCCTTTCCCGAGAGCGAAGCTGGCTTTGCCGTCGCTACCGAAGCTGGCATCGAGACTGCCGTCGGCATTCAGTCGAGCCACGCTGAATTCAGTGTCATAGCCAGGGTTATAGCTCCGTCCGGCCACCAGGATCTTGCCGTCGGGCTGCACGAGCAGGCTATTGCCCAGATCGTCGTTCCCATTGATATCGGCGGTGGCCTCGCCATCACTACCAAAGCTGGTATCGAGCGTGCCGTCGGCGTTCAGCTGGATTACGCTGAAGTCGAAATAGGTGCTGTTCTCGGAATAGTCATAGCTGGATCCCGCCATCAGGATCTTGCCGTCGGGCAGTACGGTCACGCTATGGCCTTGGTCGTCGCTATATCCGAGCTCGAAGATGGCCTTGCCATCGCTGCCGAAGCTGGTGTCGAGGGTGCCGTCGGCGTTCAGCCGGATTACGCCGAAGTTGTCATCGCTGCCGTTATCGCTCCGTCCAGTCACCAGGATCTTGCCGTCGGGCTGCATGGCCATGCTATAGACGTAATCGCCCCTCCCGAGATCGAAGGTGGCCTTGCCGTCGCTGCCGAAGCTGGTATCGAGACTGCCGTCGGTATTCAGCCGGATCACGCTGAAGTCGCCATTACTGCTGCCGCTCAGCAGGATCTTGCCGTCGGGCAGCACGGTCAGGCTACGGCCTTGGTTGCTTCCTCCGATATCGACGATGGCCTTGCCGTCGCTATCGAGGCTGGTATCGAGAGTGCCGTCAGCATTCAGCCGGACCACGCTGAAGTCATCATTACTGCTGACGGGGTTATAGCTCTGTCCGGCCAGCAGGATCTTGCCGTCCGGTTGCAGGGCCAAGTCATAGTTGAGATCGCTATGCCCTGCTATGTCTATCAGCATCTTGCCTGTGGCTGTGCGGGAAGTAGGGCTTGGCGCGTCATTGCTCGGTGTCGGGGTTTCCATTCAACAATCCTTTTGGGTTTTGGGGTGTTTTAACGAGCGTTTTAGAGGCGATCCGCTTCCACTTTGTTGCAGACAGAGGGAGAAGAACAAAGCTTTAAATGGCAAGAGGTGAGAGTTCTTGTGAGCCGAATGCTTTTTGTGGTGCTCTACAGGCTGTGTATGTAAGACCTTCGGTATTGTTCAAACGGCCTTTGTTGTTCATGGCAAAAGCCCGATTCGACACTGGGCTTGCGCCAGCAGAACCTATTCCTTCACGGGAAGCACCAGAAGCTCGGCGTCCTGCTCCGTAGCGTCCCGCCAGTCGCCTCCGGCTACCCCTCGCCACCAGGGATCTACCGCCTCGATCCGGGCCGGCTCGACCGGCTCGCCCAGGCGAGGCATGACCAGCCCCTCCGAGGCTTGCGCCAGCAGCACATCCGCTGGCTGGGCCCAGGGGTGCATCGCCAGGTTGAAGGTGCCCCAATGCACCGGCAGGAGACGCCCGCTGCCCAGTTGTGCCCAGGCCTGCAGGGCATTGTCCGGCCCCAGGTGAATATTCCCCCAGGCCGGATGGCAGGCGCCGACCTCGAGCATCACCAGGTCGAACGGCCCGAGCCGCCGGCCGATGTCGGCGAAGGCCGGCGACAGCCCGGTGTCGCCGCTGAAGAACACCGCATGCCGCTCGCCGCGCAGGGCAAACGACGACCACAGCGTCACGTTGCGATCGCGCAGCCCGCGTCCGGAGTAGTGATGTGCTGGCGCGGCGGTGATCGCCAGACCTCCCGGCAGCACGGTGCGTTCCCACCAGTCGAGCTCGACGATACGCTCGGCCGGCATGCCCCAGGCCTCTAGATGCAGGCCGACGCCGAGCGAGGTGACGAAGGGCACCCGCTGCTTGGCCAGCGCTTGGATGCTCGGGTAGTCAAGATGGTCATAGTGATCGTGGGAGATCAGCACCGCATCGAGCGGCGGCAGGGTCGCGATATCGACCGGCACCGGATGGAAGCGCTTGGGGCCGAGGAAGGGCAGCGGCGAGACGCGCGCGCCCCACACCGGATCGGTCAGCACCCGGTGGCCGTCGATTTCCAGCAGCACGGTCGAATGACCAAGCCAGGTGGCCCGCAGCCCGGTTTCGACGGGCCGGGCCCAGCTGGCGCATGGGTCGATGATGGGGAGGGGATTCGCCGGCGTGCGGCCCTCACCACGGAACAGGAAGTCGGCCAGCGTCGGCCGGCCCTCGGGTACGCGCTGCACGCTGGAGGGGTAGGTGTTCGCGAAGCCGCCGCCGGCATACTGCCGGGAGGCCTGTATGCGTTCGAGCCTCAGCCCATCGGCACGTCGAGCAGAAAACGCCATCTCGGATTCTCCTGTTTTTCTAAAAGAGGCTCATTTGGCCTTGAGCTTTGCCGCGTAGCCGCTCTACCAGGGCATGCGGATCATGGAGGATCGGCTGCAGCTGAAGCCGATAAATCTGGTTCGACACCCTTAACATGCGATCCCAGTCACCCCAAGTGTCCTTAAGCTGCTGGACGGTGCTGAAGTGCAAGGTTGCGCTGTAGAAGCATGTATATGCCATTGACATATCCAAGGCAGAACCTACCATGGGATATATGTTTGCCATATCCCACGAGGTGTACCATGGAACAAGGCTCCGTGTTCCTGAGCAATCGTAGTCAGGCGGTGCGCTTGCCAAAGGCTGCTGCACTACCTGACGGCGTGAAGCGCGTCGATGTTGTCGCGGTCGGAAGGGCCAGGATCATCACCCCGGCGGGCGAGTGCTGGGACAGCTGGTTCGATGGTGAGGGCGTCACTGCTGACTTCATGGCTGAGCGGGAACAGCCCGCCAACCAGGAGCGAGAGGCGTTCTGATGCTGAAGTTCATGCTCGACACCAACATCTGCATTTTCACCATCAAGAACCGGCCCCAGCTGGTTCGAGAGGCGTTCAACCGACACCATGGGCAGATGTGCATCAGTACGGTAACCATGATGGAACTGATCTACGGTGCGGAGAAGTCCTCAAATCCTGAGCGCAACTTGGCCGATGTTGAAGGCTTTGCGGCACGCCTGGAGGTGCTGAAGTATGACCAGGATGCAGCCGCACACACCGGTCAGCTTCGCGCGGAGTTGGCCAAGGCTGGGAAGCAGATTGGCCCCTACGATCAGATGATCGCAGGGCATGCCCGCTCACAGGGCCTGATTCTGGTCACAAATAACTTACGCGAGTTTGACCGAGTGCCGGGCCTCCGTGTTGAGGACTGGGTAGCCCCAGTGCTTGACCGTATGGACTCACCGCTTTGCTAGAGCATTTTTACCTTATTCCAATTCATATCCGGCTGCCTCGAAGTAGTGCCTGCAGTCCTGTGCAGAGAACTGCGCAATCGCCTCGCCAATGCTCTGCCACAGCTGCGGCACGGTCCGCGCCGCCGCCTTTCTCAGCAGTGCCTTGAGCTTGGAGAAGGCCATCTCGATTGGGTTCAGGTCGGGGCTATAGGGTGGCAAGTAGCGCAGTGTGGCTCCTGCGCCTTCGATGGCCTGGCGTACCCCCGCTACCTTGTGGGCCGGTAGGTTGTCCATCACCACGATATCGCCGGGCGTCAGCTCGGGTACCAGAACCTGCCCGACATAGGCCAGGAAGGCCGGGCCGTTCATGGCGCCATCGAGCACCCGCGGTGCGCTCAGGCCATCCAGCCGCAGGCCGGCGGTAAAGGTCGTGGTTTTCCAGTGGCCGTGGGCTATCGCGGCCCGGCAGCGCTCGCCGCGAGGGGCCCAGCCCCGCAGGCGGGCCAGGTTCGTCGAAGCGGCGGTTTCGTCGATGAAGATCAGCTTGTGCCAATCGAAACCGGACTGCTCCTCGATCCATCCCTGTCGGGCTGCCTGGACGTCCGGCCGTTGCTGCTCGGCTGCATGCGCCGTCTTTTTTTGAACGTCATGGCGTGCCGGTCGAGAAACGTCCACATCGTCGCCAGGCTGACACGGACGCCACGCTCCCGTTCGAGGGGCGCGGCGAGTTCGGCCAGCGTCAGGTCGGGGGTCTGCTCGAGCAGGCCGAGCAGGTAGTCCGCATGGGGATCGAGCCGCAAGCCCCGGGGCTTACCCTGTCGGCGGGCGACGAGCTCCCCGCCTTCCCGGAAGCGCCGTACCCAGACGATCGCTGTTGCCGTCCCGACGTCGAATCGCTCGGCGGCCTGCCGAGCCGACAGCCCACCCATGGCCGCGTCGACGACGCGCTGGCGAAGATCCGCACTGTATGCCCGAGCCATTCCGGTCCCCTTGTCCGAGGGGGAAAGGAGAACCGGAATGACCAGGAAGAGCAACCCCTGTATGTCGAATTCGTATTTTCTAAAAATGCTCTAGTCCTCAGCGTGAGCCGGTGCCTTCGTACAAAACATTTCCACATCCATTGGTGGAGAGGCGCCCAGTGTCTGGCGGGCACCCCTTCAAGGTTGGATGGAAATCCCCCTTCAGCTAGCCTGTTCAGGCTGCGCGATACCGGCCAACTCGATGGTCGCCGCCGGTGCGGCGAAGAGGAAATCCTCAGTAGAAAGATCGCCATGGCCGCCATCCAGGACGACCTCGAAACGCCGTCCCCCGCGTCCGCCTCGAAGCTCTTGAGGTAGGTGCGCTCGCCGCTCACCTGCACGGCCAGGATGCCGTCGCGGCCGTTGCCCAAGCCGGTGAAGCCGAGCGCCGAAAGGTCGATGCGATCCTCGACGGGGGCGAAGTCGTGGACCCGGTCGGCGAAACTTTCGCTGGCGGTACGGTAGCTGTCCGCACGATCCGAGAAACGGAACAGATCGGCGCCGTCGCCGCCGGTCAGGCTGTCGTGCCCGGCGCCACCGTCGAGGATGTCGTCGCCGCCGAGGAGCAGTTCGTCGATGTCGGCGTGACGGCGGCCGATCAGCTCGTCGTTGCCGTCGCCACCTTCGACGAGAACGATGCCATCGTCCAGATCGCCGAAATTCGTGTCACGACTACCATCGGCGTTTATGCGGATCACGCCGAAATCCCACTCCTCCGAGAGCTCATCATCTTCCAGGGTGCTTGATTCGGGGGAAGTGCCCTTCCGCCAGCAGGATCTTGCCGTCGGGCTGCACGAGCATGGCGTCGATGTTCCGGTCGTTGTCGTTGGGGCTGTAGGCACTCTTGTTATCCACGAGCACCTTGCCGGTGGCCGCGCAGGGCATGGAGGGTGGTACGTTACTGCTCGGTGTCGATGTAGTCATTCAACGGTCCTTGTGTCGTTTCTTGTTGACTTGGTGCTCTGCAGGCGCCTCGAGGCGGGATACCTTGGCGGTGGCCGACTGCGGGCCTGCAGCAGCCCTCCAAGACAGCCGCTCCGATCGTCGAGTTCCTACCCGAAAAATTTCTTACCAGAAAGCGCAAAAAGCCCCATATTTTTAGCGCGCCGTAATGACGGCGAGCTTGGTGATCCCCGCCCGCTCGATGGAGGCCATGGCCCTGGCCACCACGCCGTAGTCCACCTGATCGTCCGCCTGCAACTGCACGCGCAGCCCGGCGTCCGCCGCCTTGGCGGCCTGCAGGCTGCTTTCCAGCAGGTCGGCCTGGATCTCGTCCTTGTCGATGAACACCCTGCCCGTGCCGTCGATGCTCACCACCAGCGGGTCCTTGGTGTCCGGCGGGGCGACCGCCTCGGTCTTGGGCAGGTTGATGGGGATGCTGTTGGTCAGCATCGGCGCAGTGACGATGAACACCACCAGCAGCACCAGCATCACGTCCACCAGCGGCGTGACGTTCATCTCGCTGAGGACTTCGTCGCTTTCCTGGGTGGAGAAGGCCATCTCAGATCGCCTCCTTCACGTGTTGGACACCCTGGCTCCGGCCGGCGCGCGGATGCGGGATCACCTTGAAGGCGCTTTTCTGCGCCAGGCTGTAGAAGTCGTGGGCGAAGTCGTCGAGGTCCGCGGCGGCCAGCTTCAGGCGGCGCAGGAAGTAGTTGTAGACCAGCACCGCGGGCACCGCGACGGCGATGCCCACGCCGGTGGCGACCAGGGCGGCGCCGATCGGGCCGGCCACGGTTTCCAGGCTGGCCGAGCCGGCCGCGCTGATGCCCTTGAGCGCCTCCATGATGCCCCATACGGTGCCGAACAGACCGATGAAGGGAGAGGTGGAGCCGATCGAGGCGAGTACCGCGAGGCCGGACTCCAGCGAACGGCGTTCGCGCTGGATCTGCTGGCGCAGAGCCCGCTCGAGGCGGTCCTGGTGGTTGATCGCGTGGGCCAGGTCGTGCTGGCCGGGCTCCTCCTGGATGGCGGCGAAGCCGGCCTGGGCGAGATGGGCCACGGCGCCGGCATGCTGCTGCACCAGGTCGGCGGCGCTGTCCAAGCTGGGTGCCTGCCAGAAGAGTTTCTGCAGCCGGCGGTCCTGGTACTTGAGACGGGCGAACTGGATGGCCTTGATCAGGGCCAGTCCCCAGGTGACGACGGAAAAGCCGATCAGCACCCAGATGACGATGTGTTCCACCGAGGCGAAGGGATTGCTAAGCAAGTCCATGGTGAAGCGTCCTTGTGGTAAGCGTGATGAAGGAGCGGGGTGGCCGCCGGTTAGTTCAGCTTGAAGTCGATCGGTACGCTGACCCAGCCGTCCTGGGCCACGTCGCCGCGTTTGGCGGGCACGAAGCTCCAGCGCCTGACCGCGGCGACCGCGGCCTCGTCGAGCTGCTCGCGCCCGCTGGACTTCTGGACCCGGATCTCGCTCGGCCTGCCGCTGGCCAGCACGTGCACGCGCAGCAGCACGGTGCCCTGCCAGTTGCGGCGCAGGGCCAGGGCCGGGTATTCGGGCGCCGGGTTCTTCAGGTAGCCGGCGCTGGCCGAGGGCGGGGTGAGCGGAGCCTGAGCGGGCGAGGGCGCTGGCGCCGGAGCCGCCGGGGCGGCCTGTGCCGGCGCGGCGGGAGGTGCCGTTGGCGACGGTGGCGCCTCGGCCTTCGCCGGGGGCGTCGTGGCCGGCTTGGGTTCGGCCTTCTGTTTGGGCGGCTGGGGCTTGGGTTTGGGAGCCGGCTTGGACGGCGCCTTTTTAGGCGCCAGCTCCTCGACCACCGGAACCGGGGGAGGCGGCGGTTCGGCGGCGACCGGCGGCGAGGCGGCGGGCTCGGCCGGCGGTGCCGGGCTGCTGAACTCGATGGTCATGGGCGGGACCTGCACGGGGACTTCCGGCACGGGCGGCGTGGTTTGCTGGCCGAGCCAGTGCAGCGCTCCGGCGTGCAGCAGGACCACCAGCATGCCCAGAACCAGAACTTCGCTCCGACTCCACAAAGATCGATTGGCGACTCTAAAACGTGATGCTTTCAGTACCTGCGGTGGCGCTGCATTGAATGCTGGCGCCTTTTCCGAATGGCGTTCTTCATGCCTTGGCATGTAAGGCGCGCTGCCGGCGCTAAGGGCGTTTCCCATCGTCGAGTTCCATGAATTCAAATGACACGCGCACGAGTCGGGAGGTTTCCGGCCGTCCGGTCGATTGGCCGCCGTCGTACATTGCCGGTCATGGCCGCCAGACAGCCGCGGCGATATCTATCCGTTTCGGCAACAAGCGACTTTCCAGGAAGAGGTCGGCAGTACGCTGTTGGGCGGCGACGATTTCCGTACTCATGGGCAGGACGGACGATGCCGGGCGATGGCTGAACGTCCGCTCGATCACCGCTTCCGGCAAGCCGGTGAACGTGGCGAGCAGCCGGATGCTGCCGGCCCTGTCGCTCTGGAGCCGGCTTTCCGCCTGCCCCAGCTCATCCAGTACGGCTTTCACGAAGTCCGGGTCGGACTCGGCATAGGGGCGCGCCGCCAGATAGAACGGGCCGAGCAGCCCCAAGCCTTCGCCATTGGCCAGCAGGCGTGCGCGCCCCTCCAGCTCGACGGCCGAATAGAAGGGGTCCCAGATTGCCCAGGCATCCACGCGGCCGCTTTCGAAGGCAGCGCGGGCATCGGCCGGTGGCAGGTAGACCGGCTGGATATCCCCGAAGGACAGGCCGGCCGCCGCCAGCGCGCGCAGCAGCAGATTGTGCGCGCTGGAGCCCTTCTGCAAGGCCACCTTGCGCCCCTTGAGTTCGGCGACGCTACGAATCGGGCTGTCCGGCGCCACCAGAATCACCTCGGCCTGTGGCTTGGGCGGTTCGGCGCCGATATACAGCAGGTCGGCACCGGCCGCCTGGGCGAACAGCGGTGGAGTGTCGCC
This genomic interval from Azotobacter salinestris contains the following:
- the vapB gene encoding type II toxin-antitoxin system VapB family antitoxin, whose translation is MEQGSVFLSNRSQAVRLPKAAALPDGVKRVDVVAVGRARIITPAGECWDSWFDGEGVTADFMAEREQPANQEREAF
- a CDS encoding MBL fold metallo-hydrolase yields the protein MAFSARRADGLRLERIQASRQYAGGGFANTYPSSVQRVPEGRPTLADFLFRGEGRTPANPLPIIDPCASWARPVETGLRATWLGHSTVLLEIDGHRVLTDPVWGARVSPLPFLGPKRFHPVPVDIATLPPLDAVLISHDHYDHLDYPSIQALAKQRVPFVTSLGVGLHLEAWGMPAERIVELDWWERTVLPGGLAITAAPAHHYSGRGLRDRNVTLWSSFALRGERHAVFFSGDTGLSPAFADIGRRLGPFDLVMLEVGACHPAWGNIHLGPDNALQAWAQLGSGRLLPVHWGTFNLAMHPWAQPADVLLAQASEGLVMPRLGEPVEPARIEAVDPWWRGVAGGDWRDATEQDAELLVLPVKE
- a CDS encoding M10 family metallopeptidase C-terminal domain-containing protein gives rise to the protein METPTPSNDAPSPTSRTATGKMLIDIAGHSDLNYDLALQPDGKILLAGQSYNPVSSNDDFSVVRLNADGTLDTSLDSDGKAIVDIGGSNQGRSLTVLPDGKILLSGSSNGDFSVIRLNTDGSLDTSFGSDGKATFDLGRGDYVYSMAMQPDGKILVTGRSDNGSDDNFGVIRLNADGTLDTSFGSDGKAIFELGYSDDQGHSVTVLPDGKILMAGSSYDYSENSTYFDFSVIQLNADGTLDTSFGSDGEATADINGNDDLGNSLLVQPDGKILVAGRSYNPGYDTEFSVARLNADGSLDASFGSDGKASFALGKGYAQINSLALQPDGKILLAGQSYNPDNATYDFSVIRLNVDGSLDTGFSGDGKAIFDIAWGNDEGHSLTVQSDGKILVSGYSYNPSGNGYDSSRYDFSVIRLNADGTLDKTFGALPEDLLLTLEGNHDNNDVLIGSDAYERLLGKSGNDVLDGGAGRDSLNGGTGADLFRVSARDDSYRTDSENLSDRIIDFDPSQDRIDLSALGFTGLGDGHDGTLAVQENSAGTLIYLKSFEADAEGRRFEIALQGNFAGLLDSGNLIFEPVALEGTEDSDNLQGSPVAEILAGKDGDDRLHGAGGDDLLDGGAGRDTLSGGTGADVFRFSARNDSYRTDSEGFSDRILDFDPGQDRIDLSALGFTGFGDGHDGTLAVQVNDAGTRTYLKSFEVDAEGRRFEIVLDGNLVNRLDSDNVLFAPVAIEGTEAGDSLIGHPAAESLAGGAGDDYLHGGAGADILNGGLGRDTLAGGSSADLFRFSSLEDSYRTDSEGFSDRILDFDAGEDRIDLSALGFASLGDGHGGTLAVQVNSAGTLTYLKSFEANAEGQRFEIALQGDYVDQLSTDAFLFTPVGNSTGQLQIIGTTQIEQVS
- a CDS encoding aliphatic sulfonate ABC transporter substrate-binding protein; protein product: MKMKTFRFSMLLFGLLAFAQVSLADPTVLRIGYQKASSSLVLAKQHGLLEKRFPRTRIDWIEFPAGPQMLEALNIGSLDIGSTGDTPPLFAQAAGADLLYIGAEPPKPQAEVILVAPDSPIRSVAELKGRKVALQKGSSAHNLLLRALAAAGLSFGDIQPVYLPPADARAAFESGRVDAWAIWDPFYSAVELEGRARLLANGEGLGLLGPFYLAARPYAESDPDFVKAVLDELGQAESRLQSDRAGSIRLLATFTGLPEAVIERTFSHRPASSVLPMSTEIVAAQQRTADLFLESRLLPKRIDIAAAVWRP
- a CDS encoding energy transducer TonB, which codes for MGNALSAGSAPYMPRHEERHSEKAPAFNAAPPQVLKASRFRVANRSLWSRSEVLVLGMLVVLLHAGALHWLGQQTTPPVPEVPVQVPPMTIEFSSPAPPAEPAASPPVAAEPPPPPVPVVEELAPKKAPSKPAPKPKPQPPKQKAEPKPATTPPAKAEAPPSPTAPPAAPAQAAPAAPAPAPSPAQAPLTPPSASAGYLKNPAPEYPALALRRNWQGTVLLRVHVLASGRPSEIRVQKSSGREQLDEAAVAAVRRWSFVPAKRGDVAQDGWVSVPIDFKLN
- the vapC gene encoding type II toxin-antitoxin system tRNA(fMet)-specific endonuclease VapC, whose amino-acid sequence is MLKFMLDTNICIFTIKNRPQLVREAFNRHHGQMCISTVTMMELIYGAEKSSNPERNLADVEGFAARLEVLKYDQDAAAHTGQLRAELAKAGKQIGPYDQMIAGHARSQGLILVTNNLREFDRVPGLRVEDWVAPVLDRMDSPLC
- a CDS encoding MotA/TolQ/ExbB proton channel family protein, with amino-acid sequence MDLLSNPFASVEHIVIWVLIGFSVVTWGLALIKAIQFARLKYQDRRLQKLFWQAPSLDSAADLVQQHAGAVAHLAQAGFAAIQEEPGQHDLAHAINHQDRLERALRQQIQRERRSLESGLAVLASIGSTSPFIGLFGTVWGIMEALKGISAAGSASLETVAGPIGAALVATGVGIAVAVPAVLVYNYFLRRLKLAAADLDDFAHDFYSLAQKSAFKVIPHPRAGRSQGVQHVKEAI
- a CDS encoding ExbD/TolR family protein, whose protein sequence is MAFSTQESDEVLSEMNVTPLVDVMLVLLVVFIVTAPMLTNSIPINLPKTEAVAPPDTKDPLVVSIDGTGRVFIDKDEIQADLLESSLQAAKAADAGLRVQLQADDQVDYGVVARAMASIERAGITKLAVITAR
- a CDS encoding IS630 family transposase (programmed frameshift), with protein sequence MARAYSADLRQRVVDAAMGGLSARQAAERFDVGTATAIVWVRRFREGGELVARRQGKPRGLRLDPHADYLLGLLEQTPDLTLAELAAPLERERGVRVSLATMWTFLDRHAMTFKKKTAHAAEQQRPDVQAARQGWIEEQSGFDWHKLIFIDETAASTNLARLRGWAPRGERCRAAIAHGHWKTTTFTAGLRLDGLSAPRVLDGAMNGPAFLAYVGQVLVPELTPGDIVVMDNLPAHKVAGVRQAIEGAGATLRYLPPYSPDLNPIEMAFSKLKALLRKAAARTVPQLWQSIGEAIAQFSAQDCRHYFEAAGYELE